Genomic window (Juglans microcarpa x Juglans regia isolate MS1-56 chromosome 2S, Jm3101_v1.0, whole genome shotgun sequence):
CTTGTTTGAATCTCTTGTTATTTTGGCTATCAAATGGAAGGTAAAAACTCTGGGTTTGATTTAGTTTAAGACGAGTAGAATTTCTTGTTGCTTGATGGTTTCAGCCGTTGGGCTGCTGAGGAGACTTAGGcgaggaaaggaaagaaagcaTTGAAGATTTGCATATTCCATGCTTAACGTATGTGATGTTATCTTTCCTTGGGTACCAAAAGATGCATGTTTGGATGCATTTAGTGAAATGGCTTTCCATTTCTAAAacgaagaagagagagaatatgGGAAAATAACATTTTGAAGTTTGTTTGGGAAAATATGTTTGGATGAAATTCTCTGACAATCCAACCCCCTCTGTCAAGTTTTATGACCCTTCCCTGTCCTGCAATTCATCAGGCAACTGTCTGAGCACCATGCTATGAGTTAGGTTTAACTTACATTTGAGTTGATTTAGCTGCTAATATTTTTAGTTACACTAGTTGCACTCACTCTTACATGCTTCCTTGATATGACTGCTCTGGCAGGTTGCATGGATTTCTCTGGTAAAGTCATCATCAGAGAGACAATGCAACTTTGGTTTCAGACCCTGTAATTGTGAACTTTCTCTGTTGATAGTTATTTCTGCAAGACTGACAAGTTGAAGATCATAGATTGGAAGGAACTGTGTGTTTAGTAAGTTATGGAGCCACTGTGGAAGCTCTTATATTTGCTGGAGCCAGCTCCCATTACACTCATCGTTACTGCAGTAGCCGTGACATTTGGATCTGCATTTAGAGCTCTAAATTACGGGAAGGAAATGGAGCGAAACCATGACTTATCTGAAGCATCCATTACATTAGACAGGTCGCAAGCGCTAATGATCCCAATACTGAGCTCTTGCAGTCTGCTTTTGATGTTCTACCTTTTCTCTTCTGTCTCACAACTCCTTACTGCATTTACAGCCATTGCCTCTGTTTCATCCCTTTTCTTCTGCCTATTTCCTTATGCTGCGTATGTGAAGTCACAGTTTGGTTTAGCCGATCCATTCGTGTCTCGGTGTTGCTCAAAGTCTTTTACACGAATCCAAGCGTTATTACTGCTGGCATGCTCTGGTATTGTTGCAGCTTGGCTTGTCTCTGGCCATtggattttaaataatttgttggGCATCTCCATATGTATTGCATTTGTGAGCCACGTGCGTCTGCCAAACATCAAAATATGTGCAATGCTGCTTGCTTGTTTATTTGTATATGACATATTCTGGGTTTTCTTCTCCGAGAGGTTTTTTGGTGCGAATGTTATGGTATCAGTGGCAACACAACAAGCATCAAATCCTGTCCATACAGTTGCTAATAGTTTGAGCCTTCCTGGGTTGCAATTGATAACAAAGAAGCTGGAGTTACCCGTGAAGATTGTTTTCCCTAGGAATTTGTTGGGTGGAGTGGTTCCCGGAGGAAATGCTGCGGACTTCATGATGCTTGGGCTAGGCGACATGGTATGACATCCTTTTCTCTCTATTGGTACTACTGGATATTTACTAAATCTGGAAGGTCTGTTACATTTGAGCACTATCACATTTAAGTCGGTATCTTGTTGCAATTAATTTTTCTGCTCACAGTCATCTTTGTGTTtactatgaataatattaagtCATCATTTGCCATTTTATTTGGGAAGTTACGCCTTAGGGTAtgtcctttaattttaatttgctttCTAGGTGCAAGGATTGCATTGTGGAAGATCCAACCATGTGTTTATAACGCTCTTTCACTTGATGGACATTTTTTAGTCCAagtgaaatattattatcaagtGATCATGCATGTCTGCACACTGCACGAGGCAGTGATATGTGCTGCATggcttcatttttctttgaatcCTAGTTCTATACCCAGATATTATGCTGTACCCTTTCTTCTCTAGGGTGGCgttatttgaattataaagATTCAGGCAGGGATCTTGGATAACTTATTTGTGCGTAGTCATGGATAGGCGATAGCCAGCATATTGAGGAGTTATTGTAAGAACGAGCTATTGGTTAAACTTTTTCCTCATTCTTCATTAGCCAATATCTTCCACCTGGCCACATTCTCTATCCTTTCACACTCTCTCCAATATGGATCCTTCTTAATGCGATCTGCTTTGTCCATACCgctgacattttttttttcagtcagATGCACGATGGATTTAAGCACAAGCACATACACCTAAACCATGTTAAGCTTTGAGATCAAAGTGGATACTGATTATCATTTATGGGGATCCCCAATTTTATACAGATTGTGGCACATGCAGACATGATCTTCAAGATGTATGAATGCTCTTAAATGTTGTCAAAACTTGACAATACCACACTGCTACGAGAATCACCAAAATGTCCTCTAGCTATTAGTCTTAAAGTGCTGAACTTACATTTTAATCATAACAGGACacattctcataaaaaaatgttagcAGGGCACAGTCCATTGATTGTTATGGTGGAGATTAGGGTCCTAAACAGTTAGgcattattttaaatatgataGATGTTTTACTTCATATGTACACTtgcatttttagattttggtaTAAGACTCCCCTACTTCAGAATAAGTAATGGCAGCAATGTAGGATTGGAACAGGGCACCCTTTCCCGTCTCTGTCTCGAGGTTTAACTAGAGGTCCTGTTGCTGCCCCATTTATGCATACAACCACCCTCACACTACCCCACCCTTTCCTTCCCCATCAAATACTTGCCATTATACAATCATTGTCCAAGATTTTCACAGTAGGTATTTGATCTGAAGTAACCTCATGTTCTGAAACATCTCTTCATGCCCTCCACCACCGCATGACCCAGTCCACTCCCTAGCGTGACTCATCTTCTAGATTTGACATTGCACTATCTGGCCGCCTCAACCTTCACAGTAATATCCAGTCCCACATTAGAAACGGACAGTGAATACTAAGTCATGaatgtgtgtgcgcgcgcatgtgtgtgtgtgttatacTCATGGTGGGGTGGCCTGAGCCCATCCCCCTGGAACAAGAGTTTCCTTTCAGGagctaattatttttttccccataTATCTGAGAATATCctcaaaagaatatttttattttcttttggtcaTGTTCTTGTCGCAGGCTATTCCTTCAATGCTTTTGGCTTTAGTTCTCTGCTTCGATCATCGAAAGAGCAGGGACTCAGTAAATCTCTTAGACATATATTCTTCGAAGGGGACCAAATACATATGGTATGCCCTTGCTGGGTATGCGATTGGACTCGTAACTGCTTTAGCTGCTGGTGTTTTGACTCGCTCACCTCAACCTGCTCTTCTTTATCTggtatttttctctttaaatttttttgttactttcCTTGTCatgtctttttcttcttctagatAGAtgtttcttgtatacttccggTGTTTTTGAATTGCGTCTTTTAATAAAGTCTTATtacttatctttaaaaaaaagaagctttgtCACATTTTTGGGATCTGCTAATGTTCATGCAATCATGAGGTTTGTGCAAATTCTTTTTACTCTCTTCTTGATTAGCAGTTTATTGGTTTATCATGCCTTAAGTTGCCATTCACAAGCTTCTTTCAAGGTGTAAGCTTTCATGGCTCAAGTTACACCGTCTGTGTAATTTTTGTTGTCAGTACTGTATGCTTGCTTTGAGACTCCAGCAATCATTGATTTGATGGAACTAAATATTGATATTTGACTTTAAACTCTGAACGCCCCCCTTCCCCTTCGTGGGGCCCCAAAGAAAGGGCTGTGGATGTGCTGAATTGCAAGGAGAAGGCTGTTTATGCTTATTTGATGCATCCTTTGCATGAAAGTATCTCTGAGTAGCATGGCTGTATCATAATTACGGTGGAACTTGCCTCGTTCAATTGTACAGCGTTTTATTTCAAGGAAGAACCATTGTGCCACTCTACCTTTGTAACCCTTTTCCCTATTTGGCTGAATATAGGTGCCTTCCACGCTGGGACCTATTATTGTGATCTCTTGGATAAGGAAGGAGCTAATGGAGTTATGGGAAGGAAACATGCCGAACCTAAACGATAAATCTCACCAAACAGAAGTTTGAGACCTTGTATGTATGTTCCAACACAAGGTCACTGCTCGTGGTGTTAATTTAGAGTTGTAGATTCACGTGAAAGCACTCTCCTCGTTGAACTTcaagagaaaattaaattatatgtttattttggtATCTAAAATTTGGCATCAGATGTTTCCATTCAATTCTCCAACATTGAAAAATAGGAGATTTATGGGAGCCTTGTCTTACCATGTGATGTGTTTTCCTTTGAGACAATATATATTTCTGTTTTCCACGGTAAAATCGTGACATTTAGGCCTTGGGCAGATTGACAGAGAAGGTTGGATGGGGCTTTCGGCagttattttaaactttttggtGTTATGACATGCGTGGCATGAGAGGTTTAGTAAAACGATGGCAAAGACATTAATGGGGGCCGTCAGAATTAAGAGTGCAATATGCCAAAATTGACCTTTTCAAAGTTATAATGGCGTTTACAAAATTGTCAAAGTTATGGTATGCAACATCTCGTTTGTGGATTAAGATTagaattaaaagttgaataaaatattattaaaatattttttttaatatttttttttttttgagatttgaaaagttgaattgtttattttattttatatgagaatttaaaaaaattataataattaaatgagatgagatgaattgtaaaaataaacgagaatTAATGAACTCGGGTTTGATACTTGTACGACCACCATTATGTAGTATTTTCTATCTAGCCAACAAGATGGACACGGTCTTggattgaaataatttgagatacaatctatatttattaggtgtagagcattggcattagaTTCTCCCTGTTGAGCAAATTTTACATAATGTATCACTTTTTGCCTTTTGCCTTTATCACTTAAAAGTTAATCACGTGTTGGTTTGTCTATctatctataataataaaatcatatttttctttttaatttcttctcctTCTATCTCACATTGGCTTGTTTGCTTTTTATCTTTGACATTTGGTGTGcgtaaagagaaaataatattaaaaaaaaaaaaaaaaagaatgcctAAGCACTGTATCACTACAAATTTGTTGAGTCACTGTTTCTAAAAGCTGAAAACAAAATGGTACGGTTACTCTATGCAAGCTGATTTTGATCAGTTTTAGGCAAATTCTGATTACACGGTACCTCTGCCTacaccattgccaatgctcaaGATACGGCATTTATAATCTCGTCAAGTTTACATCGATGATTGGGTTCtgcatagttttttttttttttgaaataaaagggGTTTAAAGATACATGGGCAACAAGATCCCAAAATTTCAACAACAGGTGGGGGAGGAACATTCACCAAAAAAATAATCAGATATATCATCAAATACGCTTGAGTTTTTTAATACGGGAAAGAAGTTCGATGGAATGCCTTCTGGTATGACATCAGGAATAGATCGCATGAAACGATAAGCGATGTTAGGTGCATGCAGGGGTTTTGAGACTATTAGATATAGGCAGTGCGTCCAACATAGGGTATGACAGCTCAATTCATCCGCGGATCTTAATTCATGTTGTTTGTCACAGACGCAGGGTGGTAACAAAAACCGACTTGCAAGGCGGGATTCATCTCATGTGAAGCTAGCGAAATTAAGGGCGATGAGGCGGCAGACCAAGGTAGATAAGACATCAACGATCAGGGGGAGCTGCCCACAAACTGTGTACTTTGTTCTTACACCCTTTTCTTGTCACTGTGGACCCGATCCTCCATGCAGGGGACCCAGCTCGATCTTGGGTGAAGAAGGAGCtaccatatatgtatatatatggacatTGATCCCAGACAAATTAAGTGGTGGACATGATTAAtattgcttttttttctttttctttgtttttttctctcttttttctggGTTAGGTACTTCTTGATTGAATGACAACAAATGATAGTGATTataattcattataaatttGGTTTTGGCAATATTGTCTTAGAGATTCATGCAGCAAGGattaatttgcatgca
Coding sequences:
- the LOC121252568 gene encoding signal peptide peptidase-like 1, with the translated sequence MEPLWKLLYLLEPAPITLIVTAVAVTFGSAFRALNYGKEMERNHDLSEASITLDRSQALMIPILSSCSLLLMFYLFSSVSQLLTAFTAIASVSSLFFCLFPYAAYVKSQFGLADPFVSRCCSKSFTRIQALLLLACSGIVAAWLVSGHWILNNLLGISICIAFVSHVRLPNIKICAMLLACLFVYDIFWVFFSERFFGANVMVSVATQQASNPVHTVANSLSLPGLQLITKKLELPVKIVFPRNLLGGVVPGGNAADFMMLGLGDMAIPSMLLALVLCFDHRKSRDSVNLLDIYSSKGTKYIWYALAGYAIGLVTALAAGVLTRSPQPALLYLVPSTLGPIIVISWIRKELMELWEGNMPNLNDKSHQTEV